The Arctopsyche grandis isolate Sample6627 chromosome 10, ASM5162203v2, whole genome shotgun sequence genome window below encodes:
- the LOC143918237 gene encoding uncharacterized protein LOC143918237 encodes MIRILQINLNGCQAAQDVMIQTAEERRADLVIVSEQYRNIPHRWYSDASSRSAIYTPTAHLRITNAVSIGVQGWTWVEMRGVRFYSCYFSPSATIEEFKRDLVCLEDDVRTSTLPVVVAGDFNSKAPEWGSQKTDRRGILLSEMASHLHLHAANVGSAYTFVRGSTGSVIDVTFAGETIIGRIRKWQVLDSYSHSDHRYIGFELEDRLAGPQMLPSSSGWGARKLDIVALDEAVAELRSK; translated from the coding sequence ATGATCCGCATACTCCAGATCAATCTGAATGGATGCCAGGCGGCGCAGGATGTGATGATACAGACAGCAGAGGAGCGGCGAGCGGACCTCGTGATTGTGTCTGAACAGTACCGCAACATTCCTCATCGATGGTATTCGGATGCAAGCTCAAGATCTGCAATCTACACACCAACTGCCCACCTGCGAATCACGAATGCTGTTTCAATTGGCGTCCAAGGCTGGACGTGGGTGGAGATGAGGGGAGTGAGGTTCTATAGCTGCTATTTTTCTCCTAGTGCAACAATAGAGGAGTTCAAGAGAGATCTCGTCTGCCTTGAAGATGACGTGAGAACATCGACCTTACCTGTTGTCGTTGCCGGAGATTTTAACTCAAAAGCTCCAGAGTGGGGCTCTCAAAAAACGGATCGCAGAGGTATTTTACTCTCTGAAATGGCATCGCATTTACATCTGCATGCGGCCAACGTAGGAAGTGCTTACACGTTCGTTCGGGGCAGCACCGGATCGGTCATCGATGTCACATTTGCAGGTGAAACAATAATTGGCAGGATCCGAAAATGGCAAGTGCTTGACAGCTACTCTCACAGCGACCATCGCTACATTGGCTTCGAGTTGGAAGATCGCCTCGCCGGGCCACAAATGTTACCTTCTAGTTCTGGCTGGGGAGCTCGAAAGCTGGACATCGTAGCTTTGGACGAAGCCGTTGCAGAACTAAGatcaaaa